From a single Gimesia fumaroli genomic region:
- a CDS encoding CHAD domain-containing protein: MGYQFKQQESLASGVRRIAGEQLSQAIRELKNAEQNPHQTIHEVRKHFKKLRGLIRLVRYGLGNDYARLNVWFRDAGRRLSRVRDAESMLESLQKLKDRFSDPEYGTLFSEFENRFLARKQKLVEEWIDLDSELQTLLLQLETEREAVQGWKINGKAAKIIRDGLQQTYQRGSEALAILHQSPNDELFHECRKRSKYHLYHMRLINAAWQPILTARISELDLLNDYLGDDHDLTVMTQLITSEADSFGSSANVEQLLSLIGQQRHALQASAFQMADRIFTEKPRAFARRMQGYWNLWRDQGGGSSGASDSE, from the coding sequence ATGGGATATCAATTCAAGCAGCAGGAATCACTGGCGAGCGGAGTCAGACGGATTGCTGGAGAGCAATTGAGTCAGGCGATTCGAGAGTTGAAGAATGCGGAACAGAACCCGCACCAGACAATTCACGAGGTACGGAAACATTTCAAGAAATTGCGTGGTTTAATTCGTCTGGTTCGTTATGGATTAGGCAATGACTATGCGCGGCTGAATGTCTGGTTCCGGGATGCCGGGCGGCGTCTGTCGCGCGTCAGAGACGCCGAGTCGATGCTGGAATCGCTGCAGAAACTGAAAGACCGTTTTTCCGATCCCGAATATGGAACGCTGTTTTCCGAATTCGAAAATCGGTTTCTTGCCCGGAAACAAAAGCTGGTGGAAGAATGGATTGATCTGGATTCTGAGCTACAAACTCTCTTACTGCAACTGGAAACAGAACGGGAAGCCGTTCAAGGCTGGAAGATCAATGGGAAAGCGGCGAAGATAATTCGTGATGGTTTGCAACAGACCTACCAACGGGGTTCAGAAGCATTAGCCATACTGCATCAGAGTCCGAATGATGAGCTGTTTCATGAGTGCCGCAAGCGGAGCAAGTATCATCTGTATCATATGCGGCTCATCAATGCTGCATGGCAGCCGATATTGACGGCTCGTATTTCAGAACTGGACCTGCTGAATGATTATCTGGGCGATGATCATGATCTGACAGTGATGACACAACTGATTACAAGTGAAGCAGACTCCTTCGGTTCCTCTGCGAATGTGGAGCAACTTCTGTCGCTGATCGGTCAACAGAGGCATGCTCTACAGGCATCAGCGTTTCAGATGGCAGATCGCATTTTTACCGAGAAACCAAGGGCGTTTGCCCGGCGGATGCAGGGCTACTGGAATCTCTGGCGCGATCAGGGCGGTGGTTCATCCGGTGCAAGTGACAGCGAGTAA
- a CDS encoding GNAT family N-acetyltransferase — protein MITTRDATIDDLPAIVEIYNQSIPAGTATADTKPITVESRLQWFAQFSPDKRPIWVAEDETGQIVGCIYVSSFYAGRPAYDKTAEVSLYLASSHQKQGLGSFLLQKMIDACPALGITTLLGMHFDHNEGTRHLNEKFGFEVCGHLPEIAEVKGKKRGLLISLLRIPEAE, from the coding sequence ATGATCACCACACGCGATGCGACCATTGATGACCTGCCTGCGATAGTTGAGATATATAATCAATCGATTCCCGCCGGGACGGCAACAGCCGATACCAAACCGATCACGGTGGAAAGTCGGCTGCAGTGGTTTGCGCAGTTCTCGCCGGACAAACGGCCGATCTGGGTGGCGGAGGATGAAACGGGCCAGATTGTAGGCTGCATTTATGTGAGTTCGTTCTATGCGGGCCGCCCTGCGTATGACAAGACGGCGGAAGTCAGTCTGTATCTGGCCAGTTCACATCAAAAGCAGGGGCTGGGATCGTTTCTGTTACAGAAAATGATCGACGCCTGCCCTGCTCTGGGAATTACAACGCTCCTGGGAATGCACTTTGATCATAATGAGGGCACAAGACACCTGAATGAAAAATTCGGGTTCGAAGTCTGCGGACACCTGCCTGAAATTGCAGAAGTAAAGGGAAAAAAGCGCGGGCTGCTGATTTCCCTGCTGCGGATTCCGGAAGCAGAATAA
- a CDS encoding DUF1569 domain-containing protein → MINDLRELKFDRLEDAVEEIQSLLKTGYTQRGQWNLAQVCRHLCLVQDPGVDGYPIWMSLFAPLRPLMRRILLPRLLKGDSPQGIPTTPIFVPVQDLDDAIEAEKFAASVARYKAHQGPYAPHPGFGRLDPEILETVYTTHAAHHLRFLEPQHDSTFT, encoded by the coding sequence ATGATTAACGACCTGCGCGAGCTGAAGTTTGACCGTTTAGAGGATGCGGTTGAGGAAATTCAATCATTGTTGAAAACGGGGTATACCCAGCGGGGCCAGTGGAATCTGGCCCAGGTCTGTCGGCATCTGTGTCTGGTGCAAGATCCGGGGGTTGATGGCTATCCGATTTGGATGTCTTTGTTTGCTCCGCTCCGACCATTAATGCGACGCATTCTGCTGCCGCGCTTGCTGAAAGGCGATTCCCCTCAGGGAATTCCCACGACTCCGATTTTTGTCCCAGTTCAGGATCTGGATGATGCTATAGAAGCAGAAAAATTCGCGGCAAGCGTGGCCCGTTATAAAGCCCATCAAGGCCCCTATGCACCACATCCCGGTTTTGGTCGCCTTGATCCCGAAATTCTCGAAACAGTTTACACCACCCACGCCGCTCATCACCTGCGTTTTTTGGAACCACAACACGATTCCACGTTCACCTGA
- a CDS encoding HpcH/HpaI aldolase family protein, which translates to MTHNFRSKLKQGELLISPMVTLSCPEAAEVLSDVGYDWLFLDAEHSTFAPADLQAIVGRVSHKLPSLVRLPAPEEVSIKKALDLGAAGIIAPQVNSAEQAANIVSWSRYSPEGTRGVGLGRAHGYGFTFDDYLAKANEEITVVVQAEHIDAVNSIEEIVKVSGVDAVLIGPYDLSASLKRIGEIDHPEVTGAIQHVTEACQSNNIPLGIFGVTVDAVKPYIEKGFTLITVGVDTVMLGHAARRMLGQVR; encoded by the coding sequence GTGACACACAACTTCCGCTCGAAACTGAAACAAGGTGAACTGCTGATTTCCCCCATGGTCACTCTCTCCTGCCCGGAAGCGGCTGAGGTTCTGTCAGACGTCGGTTACGACTGGCTGTTCCTCGACGCCGAGCACAGCACGTTTGCACCGGCGGATCTGCAGGCAATTGTCGGTCGCGTCAGTCATAAACTACCCAGTCTGGTACGGCTGCCTGCTCCCGAAGAAGTCTCGATCAAGAAAGCGCTCGACCTGGGTGCAGCCGGGATTATTGCCCCCCAGGTCAACTCTGCGGAACAGGCAGCAAACATCGTTTCCTGGTCCCGTTACTCCCCGGAAGGAACCCGCGGCGTTGGTCTGGGCCGCGCCCACGGTTACGGCTTCACCTTTGACGACTATCTGGCGAAAGCGAACGAAGAAATCACCGTCGTCGTCCAGGCCGAACACATTGACGCGGTGAATTCAATCGAAGAGATCGTCAAAGTGTCCGGCGTCGATGCCGTCCTGATTGGCCCTTACGATCTTTCCGCCAGCCTGAAACGGATCGGCGAAATCGATCACCCCGAAGTGACTGGCGCAATTCAACACGTGACGGAAGCGTGTCAAAGCAACAACATCCCGTTGGGGATTTTCGGCGTCACCGTCGACGCCGTCAAACCCTACATCGAAAAAGGCTTCACCCTGATCACCGTCGGCGTCGATACCGTGATGCTGGGACACGCCGCCCGCAGAATGCTGGGACAGGTCAGGTGA
- a CDS encoding SGNH/GDSL hydrolase family protein — MCKSVFSLRSTLFVFLLTGFIVAPLWAKDKNTEPTNAAEAAAKKAQQEAEINKKFAAWKATLSPEQQAWETVLEENLGGFYLPIYKKQKVTGRVTAWDYVADDPKLPRVLLIGDSVSRGYTRAARKALEGKANVHRAPANCGPTATGLKKLDVWLGDGNWDLIHFNFGIHDRKTPVADYEKRLEEIVKRLKKTGAKLVWASSTPIPADWKEGPQIKTALEEKNAIAARVMKRNGVEIDDLFTFITPHLAETQNPKDVHFNGKGYDMLGKEVAKQIERSLKQN, encoded by the coding sequence ATGTGCAAATCCGTTTTCTCTTTGCGATCGACTCTGTTTGTATTTCTGTTAACAGGCTTCATCGTAGCTCCCCTGTGGGCGAAAGACAAGAATACCGAGCCGACAAACGCCGCCGAGGCAGCAGCGAAGAAAGCGCAGCAGGAAGCCGAGATCAATAAAAAATTCGCTGCCTGGAAAGCGACGCTCTCTCCCGAACAGCAGGCCTGGGAAACGGTATTGGAAGAAAATCTGGGTGGTTTTTATCTGCCGATCTATAAAAAGCAGAAAGTGACCGGCCGCGTGACTGCCTGGGATTATGTCGCCGACGATCCGAAACTGCCGCGTGTGCTGTTGATAGGGGACTCTGTTTCGCGCGGTTATACCCGGGCTGCTCGGAAGGCGCTCGAAGGAAAAGCAAACGTGCATCGGGCACCGGCGAATTGTGGACCGACGGCGACTGGGTTGAAGAAACTGGATGTCTGGCTCGGGGATGGGAACTGGGATCTGATTCATTTCAACTTTGGGATTCATGACCGTAAAACTCCCGTAGCCGACTATGAGAAACGGCTGGAAGAAATTGTGAAACGTCTGAAGAAAACGGGTGCCAAACTGGTCTGGGCCAGCAGCACGCCGATCCCCGCTGACTGGAAAGAGGGACCGCAGATCAAGACGGCACTCGAAGAAAAGAACGCAATCGCGGCCCGTGTCATGAAACGCAATGGTGTGGAAATCGATGATCTGTTTACGTTCATCACGCCACACCTGGCAGAAACGCAGAATCCCAAAGACGTGCATTTCAACGGCAAAGGCTACGACATGCTGGGTAAAGAAGTGGCGAAGCAGATAGAACGTTCGTTGAAACAGAATTAA
- a CDS encoding FHA domain-containing serine/threonine-protein kinase translates to MPKPRDAESFLGLLQESKLLSPEKVRTVVDNFQLEEAESAKQAAQKLVTEKVLTRYQGERLLAGRTRGFFIDRYKVLEVLGFGGMGSLYLAEDVETTVPVALKVLNDKCRNDAGMLTRLKLEATAGARLEHPHVVRTIKYDDTGAICYIAMEFIKGISLLELVLLRQKSLPTPQVCDVILQAALGLQNAHEAGIVHRDLKPENLIIDSQGLVKVLDFGLALLKDNPEAEFSLSMIFGHGCVGTPEYIAPEQSRDGSSVDSRTDVYSLGCTMYFLLTGKLPFPKGTVSQKIQAHREQTPRPITEIAPKVPADVIAIVEKMMAKRPEDRYQSMEEVVEALKPFAKRTPVEFRFNKIVSQRVREAKARSAIAQSSIVKPQLSSRIATASHVAEQAQQKTEGIERLTRGESDISKSGILRHAVPAESTDQMAQQATNALSEKIQPIEIISIDDKQRFPITRQRVVLGRNADCDIQFNQPGISGEHCAFHFENTGWVVSDLNSKNGIEVDGRRIQEQIIFPGNTLTLAGKYHFRVASPNQYAAKGKHKNLVIAASVLVGIGLIAGIGYWLLS, encoded by the coding sequence ATGCCTAAACCACGTGATGCCGAATCGTTTCTTGGTCTGCTCCAGGAGAGTAAACTACTCTCGCCGGAAAAGGTCCGCACAGTTGTAGACAATTTTCAACTGGAAGAAGCAGAGTCTGCCAAGCAGGCGGCTCAAAAACTGGTCACAGAAAAAGTGCTCACCCGTTACCAGGGCGAGCGTCTATTGGCCGGTCGCACCCGGGGCTTTTTTATCGATCGCTATAAAGTTCTGGAAGTCCTCGGTTTCGGCGGGATGGGCAGTCTGTACCTGGCGGAAGATGTGGAAACGACGGTTCCCGTGGCCTTAAAGGTTCTGAATGACAAATGCCGTAACGACGCGGGCATGCTCACGCGGCTCAAACTCGAAGCCACCGCCGGCGCCCGCTTAGAGCATCCACACGTGGTACGCACCATCAAGTATGATGACACCGGCGCGATCTGTTACATCGCAATGGAATTTATCAAAGGCATCAGTCTACTGGAGTTGGTGCTACTCAGACAAAAATCACTGCCGACACCCCAGGTCTGCGATGTGATCCTGCAGGCAGCCCTCGGCCTGCAGAACGCGCATGAGGCAGGAATTGTACACCGCGATCTAAAGCCGGAAAATCTGATTATTGATTCTCAAGGGTTGGTGAAAGTTCTCGATTTCGGTCTGGCTTTGCTCAAAGATAATCCCGAGGCAGAATTTTCGCTGTCCATGATCTTCGGACACGGCTGTGTCGGCACCCCCGAATATATCGCCCCTGAACAATCCCGGGATGGATCGTCAGTTGATTCACGAACCGACGTCTACAGTCTCGGTTGTACCATGTATTTTCTTCTGACAGGTAAACTCCCTTTCCCCAAAGGGACCGTCTCACAGAAAATCCAAGCCCATCGTGAACAGACGCCACGCCCCATTACCGAAATCGCGCCCAAAGTTCCTGCGGACGTGATCGCGATTGTGGAAAAAATGATGGCGAAACGACCAGAAGACCGATATCAGTCCATGGAAGAAGTCGTGGAGGCTTTAAAACCTTTCGCAAAACGAACGCCAGTTGAATTCCGTTTTAATAAAATTGTGTCTCAACGCGTACGTGAAGCCAAAGCGCGGAGTGCGATCGCCCAGTCGAGCATCGTCAAGCCACAGCTTTCGTCTCGCATCGCTACCGCCAGCCATGTCGCAGAACAGGCGCAACAAAAAACAGAAGGCATCGAACGCTTGACACGCGGAGAATCAGACATCTCCAAAAGCGGTATTCTGCGTCATGCCGTGCCCGCGGAATCGACAGACCAGATGGCACAACAGGCAACCAATGCCCTCAGCGAAAAAATACAGCCGATCGAAATCATTTCAATCGATGATAAACAACGTTTCCCCATTACCCGACAGCGGGTAGTACTAGGCCGCAATGCCGACTGCGATATTCAATTCAACCAACCCGGTATTTCGGGAGAACACTGTGCCTTCCATTTTGAGAATACGGGCTGGGTTGTCTCCGACCTCAATAGTAAAAACGGCATTGAAGTGGATGGGAGACGCATTCAAGAACAGATCATCTTCCCCGGCAATACACTCACACTCGCCGGCAAGTATCATTTCCGCGTCGCCTCTCCCAACCAGTACGCGGCGAAAGGCAAACACAAAAACCTGGTCATCGCCGCCTCTGTTCTCGTCGGCATCGGTCTGATCGCCGGCATCGGTTACTGGCTGCTGTCATAG
- a CDS encoding c-type heme family protein — protein sequence MFLKWQIPRFLILLLCVAGVLTAVGFAADGVKEEKACAEKEGVDEGRKGNPKTGSVEAAREQARLLHDTLHSTLLIVHRKYYREDEKLPIPSSVLDDVFEEMQRTRNIKFRWISVNAEAMNIDHEPKTEFEKQAAEALSSGKKEFEQVEKGVYRHVGTICLPSQCLKCHMPNRRSTATRFAGLIISLPVSEK from the coding sequence ATGTTTTTGAAGTGGCAGATACCGCGTTTCTTGATTTTGTTACTCTGTGTTGCTGGCGTTCTGACGGCGGTCGGGTTTGCTGCGGATGGGGTGAAAGAAGAAAAAGCCTGTGCCGAGAAAGAGGGAGTTGACGAGGGGAGGAAAGGAAATCCTAAAACCGGATCTGTCGAGGCCGCGCGCGAACAGGCACGGTTATTACATGATACTCTGCATTCCACGCTGTTGATCGTCCATCGGAAGTATTACCGTGAGGATGAAAAACTTCCGATTCCCTCCAGTGTGCTGGACGATGTGTTCGAAGAAATGCAGCGGACTCGGAACATCAAGTTTCGTTGGATCTCGGTGAATGCGGAAGCGATGAATATTGATCATGAGCCAAAAACCGAGTTTGAAAAACAGGCGGCTGAAGCCCTTTCTTCAGGGAAAAAAGAATTCGAGCAGGTTGAGAAAGGTGTTTATCGCCATGTAGGGACGATTTGTCTGCCTTCCCAATGCCTCAAATGTCACATGCCCAACCGCCGCAGTACCGCCACGCGTTTCGCAGGCCTGATTATCTCACTGCCGGTAAGTGAAAAATAA
- a CDS encoding metallophosphoesterase: MNFSKLFTILIAIAAYAFPVHAEELPPAEEGSFTIAVIPDTQHYRGKGTNRKSQAQSPTTNPVFEAITDCIIDELDRQRIVFVSHVGDIVDINNDEQWAVAQKCMNKLHGKVPYGISVGNHDMITKTGDSSLFQKYFPQSRFNEFDWYGGCYESPNGKPEISGNNANSFQLFSAGDMDFLILHLECNAPDSVLDWADKILEQHTDRRAIITTHMGLGPLKHPKQPRDYFDAPKGRMTWKKCHGSNGNTPQQMWDQCFSKHKNLFLICCGDQSRTQALHQSVKGQHGNTVHELLSDYGANGFRLMRFLPTQNKIEVRTWNPVENEFCEKTSIVPEKNQHQFTLEYQMTK, from the coding sequence ATGAACTTTTCAAAATTATTCACCATACTCATTGCCATCGCTGCGTACGCCTTTCCTGTTCACGCAGAGGAACTTCCTCCCGCGGAAGAAGGCAGTTTCACAATCGCTGTCATTCCCGATACGCAACACTATCGGGGTAAAGGAACCAACCGAAAATCACAGGCACAATCGCCGACGACCAATCCGGTTTTTGAAGCGATCACTGACTGTATTATCGATGAACTCGACCGCCAGCGCATCGTATTCGTGAGTCATGTGGGCGATATTGTAGACATCAATAATGACGAACAATGGGCCGTCGCACAAAAATGCATGAATAAACTACACGGTAAAGTCCCCTATGGAATCAGTGTCGGCAATCACGACATGATCACAAAGACCGGCGATTCTTCACTCTTCCAGAAATACTTCCCCCAGTCGCGGTTCAACGAATTTGACTGGTATGGTGGCTGTTACGAATCTCCCAACGGGAAACCGGAAATCTCGGGAAACAACGCGAACAGTTTTCAATTGTTTTCTGCAGGCGACATGGATTTCCTCATCCTGCATCTGGAATGCAATGCCCCTGATTCAGTCCTGGACTGGGCAGACAAAATTTTAGAACAGCATACCGACCGCAGAGCCATCATCACCACCCACATGGGACTGGGGCCACTCAAGCATCCCAAACAACCTCGTGACTATTTTGACGCCCCCAAAGGACGCATGACCTGGAAAAAATGCCACGGCTCAAACGGCAATACGCCACAACAGATGTGGGATCAATGTTTCAGCAAACACAAAAACCTGTTTCTCATTTGCTGTGGCGATCAAAGCCGCACCCAGGCATTGCATCAGTCCGTAAAAGGTCAGCACGGCAATACAGTTCATGAACTGCTTTCCGACTACGGTGCAAACGGGTTTCGCCTCATGCGATTTTTACCCACACAGAACAAAATTGAAGTCCGGACCTGGAACCCGGTCGAAAACGAATTCTGCGAAAAAACCAGTATCGTTCCTGAAAAGAACCAGCACCAGTTCACACTGGAATATCAGATGACAAAGTGA
- a CDS encoding DUF1559 domain-containing protein: MKTCSKHPSSRGFTLIELLVVIAIIAILIALLLPAVQQAREAARRSQCKNNLKQMGIALHNYHETFRILPPGFNVDLVVANTSTGNGGLGWSGSILPGIDQANVYNTIDFNADWGTGANEEACATYISVYRCPSDITVSHRNHDGIDARVPTSYLACFSGTRGSDSEANVTGADGTFFLNSSIRLRDITDGTTNTIGIGECVNDFDVFKDHFYIGSTSIGGWDGAPREYSEYVASTDVPMNTTNEVAFGSLHTGGAHFMLLDGSVRFLSENMSRQIYSYLGSRADGEVIGEF; the protein is encoded by the coding sequence ATGAAAACCTGTTCCAAACATCCCAGCAGCCGTGGTTTCACACTGATTGAATTACTGGTTGTGATCGCCATTATCGCAATTCTGATTGCCCTGCTCTTACCGGCAGTACAACAGGCGCGCGAAGCAGCACGTCGCTCGCAGTGCAAGAACAACCTGAAACAAATGGGGATCGCATTGCACAACTACCACGAAACGTTCCGCATTCTGCCCCCCGGGTTCAACGTCGATCTCGTGGTCGCCAATACGTCAACCGGTAACGGCGGACTCGGCTGGAGCGGCTCCATCCTACCCGGCATCGATCAGGCCAACGTCTATAATACAATCGATTTCAACGCAGACTGGGGAACAGGCGCGAATGAAGAAGCCTGTGCCACTTATATCAGCGTCTACCGTTGTCCGTCTGATATTACTGTCAGTCACCGGAATCATGACGGCATCGACGCACGCGTCCCGACATCCTATCTGGCCTGCTTTTCCGGAACGCGGGGTTCCGATAGTGAAGCCAATGTTACGGGCGCCGATGGGACGTTCTTTCTGAACAGCTCGATTCGACTGCGCGACATCACCGATGGCACGACCAATACCATCGGAATCGGTGAATGCGTCAATGACTTCGATGTCTTCAAAGACCACTTCTATATCGGCTCCACTTCGATCGGCGGATGGGATGGGGCACCACGCGAGTACTCCGAATATGTCGCCAGTACAGACGTGCCGATGAATACCACAAACGAAGTCGCCTTCGGCAGCCTCCATACGGGAGGTGCCCATTTTATGCTGCTGGATGGTTCAGTACGGTTCTTGAGTGAAAACATGAGCCGGCAGATTTACTCCTATCTCGGCAGCCGCGCCGACGGTGAAGTAATCGGTGAGTTCTAA
- a CDS encoding FecR domain-containing protein, whose amino-acid sequence MSNKLRHQKSLVKLIYEVQNETASSSQLRELADLLRGDPEAQRLYVFLMDMHAELILEEEFVAPEQWDLFNDHSAHELPAKKLPSKRKSAAHYVLLTFCYFIPLTVLSFFAYQAAQPVPHTQVAVIDEMAEGLLIQENRHLSENEPLLTGHTYQLQQGVAKLRMNSGAEVILESPATFELLHHNSIRLRKGTLAAEVESEAVGFVVETPSQRVVDLGTRFGVSVDATGTSETHVFQGKVVCAQQEEDHGESLTHLLTTGQAIQIKSDGSAPLPLKTNENKFTRALRFQAQIERLKGAIEYRQEMPAQIGAGDFTSSQHIFLFQERKGLVLSEEITVWKPPHPGAPANQKEIRQVIPKGTKVNVFLLHLDGPHQDAQGQDHPRVQLSGTIHFKYPVLGGFKTDKDFYAFDQILGSADVNYDNPQFGPSGRGIDSSDKTELSEEGKTLNVSWSQRGGGGIGRDQIRILVATEE is encoded by the coding sequence ATGAGCAACAAACTCCGTCATCAAAAGTCACTCGTAAAACTGATTTATGAAGTGCAAAATGAAACGGCCAGCAGTTCACAACTTAGAGAACTGGCCGATCTGCTGCGAGGTGATCCGGAAGCACAAAGACTGTATGTATTCTTAATGGACATGCACGCGGAACTGATTCTGGAAGAAGAATTCGTGGCCCCGGAGCAATGGGATTTGTTCAATGACCACAGTGCTCACGAACTACCCGCGAAAAAATTACCTTCCAAACGAAAGAGTGCGGCGCACTATGTCTTACTTACGTTCTGTTATTTCATTCCTTTAACGGTACTCTCCTTTTTTGCGTATCAGGCTGCACAACCGGTTCCCCATACTCAGGTCGCTGTCATCGACGAAATGGCGGAGGGACTGTTAATTCAGGAGAACCGCCACTTATCAGAAAATGAACCACTCCTGACAGGTCATACTTACCAACTGCAACAAGGGGTCGCCAAACTTCGAATGAACTCCGGAGCTGAAGTGATTCTGGAAAGTCCAGCCACGTTTGAGTTGCTGCATCACAACAGCATTCGACTCCGCAAAGGGACGTTGGCTGCGGAAGTTGAATCTGAGGCAGTCGGCTTTGTTGTAGAAACCCCATCACAGCGCGTCGTAGATCTCGGTACCCGTTTTGGGGTCAGCGTCGATGCCACGGGGACATCTGAAACGCATGTTTTTCAGGGAAAGGTGGTTTGCGCACAACAGGAAGAAGACCACGGTGAAAGCCTGACCCACCTCCTGACAACCGGACAGGCAATTCAAATCAAAAGTGATGGCAGTGCTCCGCTGCCTCTGAAAACGAACGAAAATAAATTCACACGCGCACTTAGATTCCAGGCGCAAATTGAGCGGCTGAAAGGCGCCATTGAATATCGGCAGGAAATGCCTGCACAGATCGGGGCCGGCGATTTCACCAGCAGCCAACACATTTTTCTGTTCCAGGAACGAAAAGGGTTGGTTCTCTCCGAAGAGATCACTGTCTGGAAACCACCTCATCCCGGGGCGCCTGCCAATCAGAAAGAGATCCGACAGGTGATTCCCAAAGGCACAAAAGTCAATGTGTTTCTACTCCATCTGGATGGACCACACCAGGATGCACAAGGCCAGGATCATCCCAGAGTTCAACTAAGCGGCACCATCCACTTTAAATATCCCGTATTGGGGGGCTTCAAAACAGACAAGGACTTTTATGCCTTCGATCAGATCCTCGGATCTGCTGATGTCAACTATGACAATCCGCAATTCGGACCAAGTGGTCGAGGCATCGACAGTAGTGACAAAACGGAACTCTCAGAAGAGGGGAAAACACTGAATGTTTCCTGGAGCCAGCGAGGCGGAGGTGGCATCGGCCGCGATCAAATCCGAATCCTTGTTGCTACAGAGGAGTAA
- a CDS encoding sigma-70 family RNA polymerase sigma factor has protein sequence MRLYSNSYSKIFRFILTLIPCRNDADEVMQETSLVLWRKFGEYQADGSFTRWACGIARIEVLRLMERKKRFAAFFDEQLLTQIASTHARYDELLEIRRDFLGQCKRQLPEKDLYLLQLIYESEHGAKTAASIMDQPLSTIYRHLDRIRTALFRCIERKMNAEDA, from the coding sequence ATGCGTCTTTACTCAAACTCCTATTCCAAAATATTTCGCTTTATCCTCACGCTCATTCCCTGCCGCAATGATGCAGATGAAGTCATGCAGGAGACCAGCCTCGTTCTGTGGAGAAAGTTTGGCGAATATCAAGCGGACGGCAGCTTCACCCGCTGGGCCTGTGGTATCGCCCGGATTGAAGTATTGAGATTAATGGAACGCAAAAAACGCTTTGCGGCGTTCTTCGATGAACAACTCTTGACACAAATTGCCTCGACACATGCCAGATACGATGAACTGCTCGAAATCAGGCGCGATTTTCTGGGACAGTGTAAACGACAACTTCCTGAAAAAGACCTCTATCTGCTGCAACTAATCTATGAATCGGAACACGGAGCCAAAACGGCAGCCAGCATCATGGACCAGCCTTTAAGCACCATCTACCGGCATCTGGATCGAATTCGTACCGCTCTGTTTCGCTGCATTGAACGTAAAATGAACGCGGAGGATGCCTGA
- a CDS encoding DUF997 family protein, producing MSTTPSNDTESMELDPVFLHSKREAWIILGLWVVALLWAVPYCYMNGYQTGLDPETVETTMGIPSWVFWGIAFPWLVADVFTIWFCLFFMKEDDLGVAHEGEDLAEEIAEMHAKQEDATAGGDES from the coding sequence ATGAGCACCACACCGTCGAACGACACAGAGTCAATGGAACTTGACCCTGTCTTTTTACACTCGAAACGCGAGGCTTGGATCATTCTGGGCCTATGGGTAGTCGCGTTATTGTGGGCAGTCCCCTATTGTTACATGAATGGTTATCAGACAGGCCTTGATCCTGAAACTGTGGAAACCACCATGGGGATTCCCAGTTGGGTCTTTTGGGGAATCGCCTTTCCCTGGCTGGTGGCTGATGTCTTCACAATCTGGTTCTGCCTGTTTTTTATGAAAGAAGACGACCTCGGAGTAGCTCACGAAGGTGAAGATCTCGCAGAAGAAATTGCTGAGATGCACGCAAAACAAGAGGATGCAACTGCCGGGGGGGATGAGTCTTGA